Sequence from the Anaerolineales bacterium genome:
ATACGGACCGGGCAGCACCGACACCCGCACCGACATCTTCTCATTGGCGGCCACGATGTACGCACTGCTCACGGGCCGCATTCCCGCCGACAGTGTCAAACGGGAGATGGGCGTAGAACATCTGGTGCCCATACGAAAACTGAATCCCTCGATTTCACCTCACGTGGCCCAGGCCGTCGAACGTGCCGTCAAAACACAACCCGGGGAGCGCTTCCAATCCATCAAGGACTTTCAGGAAGCGTTGTTCCCTCCGACTTCAGATGCAGCCCGTATCGCAGCCGACCAGGCCGTCACGAAACCCGCTCCACAATCCGATGCGGATGCCGGGGGTTCCAGCAGTGCGACGACGGTCCTGCGGGATCAAAATCCACTGAGATCGAAGTGGTGGATTGCGCTGCTCGTGGTGATCGTCGCTGCCGCAGCGGTCACCCTTCCGGGCATGCTGAGAGGAGCCGCGCCCAGCGCAACGCCGGCACGGGAAACGAACATCGTCGCCTTGCTGCCCACCCTGCAAAACACACTGCCGCCTTCCGAATCGACGGAACTCGGACCGGCGACGGAAACACCCCGGCAGGAACCCGGCGACACGCCGACTCTCGAATTCACCGATACACCGTCCGCAACGCCCATCGGCAACGGCGGAGGGTTAATCGCCTTTGTCAGCGACCGGGCCGGCGCGCCGCAGGTTTTCCTCGTGAACGTGAATGGAAGCGAGGTTCGCCAATTCACGGACGTCGCAGACGGCGCCTGCCAACCCGCATGGTCGCCCGACGGTCAAAAGATTCTCTACATATCGCCTTGCGGCGGAAAGAAAGACATCTATCCAAACGCAGTGATCTATCAGGCCGACATCGCAGGGAGCGCACCATTACCCCTGATTGCCATGGTCGGCGGCGTCTTCGATCCGCAATGGACGCAAGCCGGGATCTCGTTTACCTACCTGGAGGACAACCGGCCCTCCGTATGGCTTGCCGATCAAACCGGAAACAATCCCATCCGCATCAGCCGTGAAAATGCGTACGATCGCCAGGCAAGCTGGTCGCCGGACGGGGAGAAGGTTGCCATCCTGAACACCTCCGGAAGCGATTACCCGGTAGTCTACTGGTTCTACAGGGATGGCTCGTTCAACGGTTCGACGCCGGATCAAATCACGCGCGACCAGCGCGCGCATACGCCATCCTGGTCCCCAGACGGTGAGACGATTGCCTACGCGGCCAACAATCACATTTGGGTCATTCAATGGGACGCCCTAGGTTTCGGAGAAGTGCGGCTAACGGAATTGGGCCCCAACGATGACCCCAACTGGTCGCCGGATGGGGAATGGATCGTGTTTGAATCCTGGCGCGATAACGCCAATCATGAAATATACGTGATGACGGCAAACGGCGGCTCGCAAACGCGTCTCACGAATCATCCCGCGCTCGATTTTCAGCCAGCCTGGCAGCCGTGATCGGTTTGGCGAGCGCCGCCGAATCGCAGTGAATTTGGCACCCGGGCTGCAGGATTTCAGCGTTCAGGGCGAGGATGACACCATGATCGATACTTCATTTCCGTTGATGGACTTGCATCGACATCTGGATGGAAACGTACGCCTGGAAACGATCCTGGACATCGGCGAGGAACATGGAATCCCCCTGCCTGCGGATGACGTGGAGGGACTACGGCCGTACGTTCAAATCGTGGAGCCCGAACCGGACGTAATGACTTTTATCGCCAAATTCAAATGGATGATGGAGATCCTCGTCGATCCTGAAGCTTGTTTTCGCATCGCCTACGAGAACGTCGAAGATGCCTTCAACGAATCCCTCGATTACGTCGAACTGCGTTTCAGCCCCTGGTTTATGGCGGAAACCCACCAACTCGACCCTCGCGAAGTCGTCGAAGCGGTCGTAGACGGGGTTCAAAGCGGCAGCGAAGAGTACGACATCCGTGCCAATCTGATCGGCATCCTCAGCCGCACCTACGGCCCGGACATCGCACGCAAAGAACTCGATGCGCTGCTCGGCTGCCGCGAACACATCGTCGGTCTGGACCTGGCCGGAGACGAAGCGAATTGGCCTGCAGAGTATTTCGTCGACCATTTCGAGAAAGCCCGCGATGCCGGCTGGCACATCACCGTCCACGCAGGCGAATCTTCAGGACCCGAGAGTGTGTGGCAGGCCATCGACGTGCTGCACGCCGAGCGTATCGGGCATGCGGTGCATGCCACTAAAGATCCCCGGCTGCTGGATTACATGCTCGAAAATCACATCGGCATCGAAGTCAGCCTGACGAGCAACGTGCAAACCAGCACGATCCCGGATTATGCCGCCAGCCCGCTCAAACAATTCCTTCGACGAGGTTTGCTGGCCACGATCAATACGGATGATCCCGGCGTGAGTGGAATCGACCTGCGCCACGAATATGAGGTTGCGGCGCCTGCGGCCGGTCTGACGGTGGATGAAATCCATCAAGCGCAGTACAACGCGCTGGAAATCGCGTTTCTCGACGATCCTGAAAAGCAAGACCTGATGGACCGTTATGGATAGTGCCAGCGAATCTTTCTCTGTTTCACAACATCAGGAAAACATGGTAAACATTGGATCAGCTTCGACGCAGGAGGTCATCGGATGAGCGTCAAACAAATATTGAAGTCCGCACTCTGGGGAATGATATTTGCGGGAGCCGGAGTCGTGGCTTTGTTTTTCTTCGCCCGCACGACGACGCTGACATGCGAACGAAGTGCGAAGGATCAAATCACTTGTGTAAAATCCGAGAGTTTACTCGGCGTCCTCGATTTCGAAGATGAGCATATCCCCTCACTGGACAACGCCTGGGTGAGTGAAAGCTGCGACGATGACGGCTGTACCTATCGAGTGGAATTGGATGCGGCTCGGGGCACGTTCCACCTCACGAGTTATTCATCTTCCGGCTACCGTTCAAAAGAAGATATCGCCGATCGAATCAATACGTTCATCCATTCATCTTCCGAGCCGTCATTGGTAATCGAAACCGGCACCGGTCTCCTGGGTATCATGCTGCCGGCCGTGTTTATTCTCGTGGGCCTGATCGTCAC
This genomic interval carries:
- a CDS encoding protein kinase; the encoded protein is MPLEINSLLYNRYRILELLASGGMGAVYRGFDENLTVQVAIKENLFVTPASGRQFMREARLLASLRHPGLPRVTDHFEIPGQGQYIVMDFIPGEDVHSLMRKRGGKPLPEETVLQWAQEIMQALAYMHSRPQPVIHRDIKPGNIKITPEGRAILVDFGLAKAHDPKETTTMGARAYTPGFAPPEQYGPGSTDTRTDIFSLAATMYALLTGRIPADSVKREMGVEHLVPIRKLNPSISPHVAQAVERAVKTQPGERFQSIKDFQEALFPPTSDAARIAADQAVTKPAPQSDADAGGSSSATTVLRDQNPLRSKWWIALLVVIVAAAAVTLPGMLRGAAPSATPARETNIVALLPTLQNTLPPSESTELGPATETPRQEPGDTPTLEFTDTPSATPIGNGGGLIAFVSDRAGAPQVFLVNVNGSEVRQFTDVADGACQPAWSPDGQKILYISPCGGKKDIYPNAVIYQADIAGSAPLPLIAMVGGVFDPQWTQAGISFTYLEDNRPSVWLADQTGNNPIRISRENAYDRQASWSPDGEKVAILNTSGSDYPVVYWFYRDGSFNGSTPDQITRDQRAHTPSWSPDGETIAYAANNHIWVIQWDALGFGEVRLTELGPNDDPNWSPDGEWIVFESWRDNANHEIYVMTANGGSQTRLTNHPALDFQPAWQP
- the add gene encoding adenosine deaminase, whose amino-acid sequence is MNLAPGLQDFSVQGEDDTMIDTSFPLMDLHRHLDGNVRLETILDIGEEHGIPLPADDVEGLRPYVQIVEPEPDVMTFIAKFKWMMEILVDPEACFRIAYENVEDAFNESLDYVELRFSPWFMAETHQLDPREVVEAVVDGVQSGSEEYDIRANLIGILSRTYGPDIARKELDALLGCREHIVGLDLAGDEANWPAEYFVDHFEKARDAGWHITVHAGESSGPESVWQAIDVLHAERIGHAVHATKDPRLLDYMLENHIGIEVSLTSNVQTSTIPDYAASPLKQFLRRGLLATINTDDPGVSGIDLRHEYEVAAPAAGLTVDEIHQAQYNALEIAFLDDPEKQDLMDRYG